One genomic window of Piliocolobus tephrosceles isolate RC106 chromosome 19, ASM277652v3, whole genome shotgun sequence includes the following:
- the LOC111521816 gene encoding LOW QUALITY PROTEIN: uncharacterized protein C22orf24 (The sequence of the model RefSeq protein was modified relative to this genomic sequence to represent the inferred CDS: deleted 2 bases in 2 codons; substituted 2 bases at 2 genomic stop codons) gives MVPTGWAGVGGAVVHGLGKLEKAVPSPRALDFLSVKXEATMMNGKVPFFFSSESLGYFTIGRPADNVMTTQEDTTGLLQKTSVWTMSRPGVKKVMNSYFIQAGHGPAVCHYAVSWLRQGFSITLTSFGRIPWPQAGAGTCPSPQSWVSPFLQPHKEHHXAKTSSRSQPSPQSLALCLAYSRCPVNTCQMTECISPASGCHQALREPGRSEESFWIPATPHISSIFSES, from the exons ATGGTTCCCACTgggtgggctggggtgggaggggctgTTGTGCATGGTCTGGGAAAGCTGGAGAAGGCTGTTCCTTCGCCCCGAGCCTTGgatttcttatctgtgaaatgagaggCTACAATGATGAATGGcaaagtacctttttttttc agctctgaGAGCCTAGGATATTTCACCATTGGAAGACCAGCAGACAATGTCATGACAACTCAAGAGGATACAACAGGGTTGCTTCAAAAGACAAGCGTTTGGACCATGTCAAGACCTGGAGTGAAAAAGGTAATGAACTCCTACTTCATA CAAGCAGGCCATGGGCCAGCAGTTTGCCACTATGCTGTCTCTTGGTTAAGGCAAG GTTTCAGTATCACCCTGACTTCTTTTGGAAGGATCCCTTGGCCTCAGGCTGGAGCGGGCACCTGCCCTAGCCCACAGAGCTGGGTTTCTCCCTTTCTTCAACCACACAAGGAGCACCACTAGGCAAAGACCTCATCACGTTCACAGCCGTCTCCCCAGAGCCTCGCACTGTGCTTGGCATACAGCAGGTGCCCAGTAAATACCTGCCAAATGACTGAATGCATCTCGCCAGCCTCAGGATGCCACCAGGCCCTGAGGGAGCCAGGAAGATCAGAGGAAAGCTTTTGGATTCCTGCCACACCTCACATTAGCAGCATCTTCTCCGAGTCCTGA
- the LOC113219724 gene encoding 14-3-3 protein eta: protein MGDREQLLQRARLAEQAERYDDMASAMKAVTELNEPLSNEDRNLLSVAYKNVVGARRSSWRVISSIEQKTMADGNEKKLEKVKAYREKIEKELETVCNDVLSLLDKFLIKNCNDFQYESKVFYLKMKGDYYRYLAEVASGEKKNSVVEASEAAYKEAFEISKEQMQPTHPIRLGLALNFSVFYYEIQNAPEQACLLAKQAFDDAIAELDTLNEDSYKDSTLIMQLLRDNLTLWTSDQQDEEAGEGN from the exons ATGGGGGACCGGGAGCAGCTGCTGCAGCGGGCGCGGCTGGCCGAGCAGGCGGAGCGCTACGACGACATGGCCTCCGCCATGAAGGCG GTGACAGAGCTGAATGAACCTCTCTCCAATGAAGATCGAAATCTCCTCTCTGTGGCCTACAAGAATGTGGTTGGTGCCAGGCGATCTTCCTGGAGGGTCATTAGCAGCATTGAGCAGAAAACCATGGCTGATGGAAACGAAAAGAAATTGGAGAAAGTGAAAGCTTACCGGGAGAAGATTGAGAAGGAGCTGGAGACAGTTTGCAATGATGTCCTGTCTCTGCTTGACAAGTTCCTGATCAAGAACTGCAATGATTTCCAGTATGAGAGCAAGGTGTTTTACCTGAAAATGAAAGGTGATTACTACCGCTACTTAGCAGAGGTCGCTTCTGGGGAGAAGAAAAACAGTGTGGTCGAAGCTTCTGAAGCTGCCTACAAGGAAGCCTTTGAAATCAGCAAAGAGCAGATGCAGCCCACGCACCCCATCCGGCTGGGCCTGGCCCTCAACTTCTCCGTGTTCTACTATGAGATCCAGAATGCACCCGAGCAGGCCTGCCTCTTAGCCAAACAAGCCTTCGATGATGCCATAGCTGAGCTGGACACACTAAACGAGGATTCCTATAAGGACTCCACGCTCATCATGCAGTTGCTGCGAGACAACCTCACCCTCTGGACGAGCGACCAGCAGGATGAAGAAGCAGGAGAAGGCAACTGA